The Solanum pennellii chromosome 4, SPENNV200 genomic interval aaatttccaaattttgcTTCACAACAACCTTCTTTTTTATACattaataatgatattttgTGACACAATGATGAAGTTACATttgttaagaatattttaaaaattaaatatatatttctaaaaataattaatacagATATGTCGATGATTCTTTATCTAGTTATtgattatgtaaattttatattttaaaagatatataaattatGGAGTTGTCTATGTTCACTTAACTTTGAATTTATACAACAAGACATTCaaattacaacaaaaaaaaatcaaattttcctGATTCTACAATGACTTTTTTAAGTTTCCACTATATATTagtcaaataaataattaaaaggcaAACATTTATTTTCATACTAAAAATTGACTgttttttttctactttaattAATATTCAGCCTTACGTGTGACTaactttttaatcaaattttagaattatCGATTTTAACAAATTCAAGAGAGTTCATGAAAAAGTCTCGAATTCACATTGTGATCGTTGTTTAATAGGTGagataaagaaaattattttgagatatttcaaaaaaaatattttatttcatatttgattagtttcataattatcttattttattattttagtataaataatgGATAAATAATACTTTCTTCGTTTCATTTTACGtgatactttttatattttggaatttaaataagtctatctttgactgtatttttttatagattatttaacattttgaattatcaattattgtgacttattgTATTCTTTACgtagtttaaaaatatataaatttcatttcaaaaagtttgaaaattctATATGCAGTCCGGTCAAAGTTAAACTGTTTGACTATCGAAAACGaaaaatgtcacataaaatgaggCAGAGGGAGTATCATATAAAATGTGAGAATAAAATTATTGTCAAGATCATTTTTATGTAATGTGTTTGCTTGTTATTTAGGTTTGTGAACAAGATTTGTTTATTACAAATtggtataattttatttatttattataaatatacaaatcTCATTGGAAAATATAGtaatttctctaaaaaaaaattctggaCAATGTTGAATTTAACTTTTGACTTTATATAACAAATCATTCAAATttaagacaaaagaaaaaagatcattttttccTAATTCTGCAATGGCTTAATTAACTATTTTACGTGTGAGTCAAGAAATAAAAAAGCAAATATATTttcacacttaaaaaaaataaaaattgacttttttcttttcattttctaatttaatattCAGTCATACTTGTGAGTTGTAACCGATTATTTCATTAAAAGAATACAAAGCAAAATATGATAGCAATATTTCATGAAAAAGTCTAATTGGCATTCACATTGTCACGCTAAATGTGATGAGATGAatgagattttttaaatttaatttaattttaatttgagttttaaaaattaaaatatttttgatcaagaatgttttgttatttgaatgattttatttgttatgaattcaaattaatcTACTGACTAGCATACGTGTAATATCTATGACGCAAGTCAAGTTAACAAAGACGGAGCAAAAAAAATAACCTACATGCTTCTAAATTGAAAATCTTAGAAAAACAACGATATGTATGATATCTTTAATCGAATTTCACagtgaataaaaaaaagtacaaaatttatatgatatgcaCGCACACTTTTAAAACTCGATGATAACAATAGCTCGATCGATTAATTTTTTAGATCTATTGGGATGAATTAAAATTCTTTGAATCTGAAACTTTTCTTGACTCCAATTATCTTGGGAAAAAAAAAGTGTCTctcaaactaaagaaaataattttaaaatgatttcaaaatgtttattataattagtcatatataataataataataataaaaatagtccAATTTCATTTAAATCCGAAATAAAAGCAAAACACTAGATGAATTCTCCGTATTTATTAGTAAACAAGTAGTCGACATGTACTTGTTCTGATgataaaaactatcaaaatctCGTAAAATTAATCAAGATACATGTAATCAGATTTAACATCGAATAACATAgctatatataaaaagaaaaaaggccCATTTCAAGAAGATACATTGTCATTGACAATTGTCATGcataaaaaaatagagataCATTCTTATTGTGACAATTGTCATGAATTAAAATGGTTTAATTTCCTCTTGTTTTTTCCCCCCCACATGGTGTTATTTTGTCAcattcctttctttttcctcCCCACTTTATACATTTAAAAACCATATAAATACATCATGTATACACTCTTTATCCCAAACTCTTCTTCATCTCTCATATTTTCTTGTTTAATTTGATCACAATATGATGATAGAGTCTTGGAATCCTCCTCTCCTACATGATTACTCAAAGTTGTCGCGACTACAGAGTAATCGCGTCTGCTCAAACAATGAAGTTCTCGTGATGGAAGAGTTGGAACTTCCGATGATAGACTTGAACGGTTTAAAAAGTGGAGATGAGAGAGAAGCGATCAGATGTGAAAACGCGATAGCTAAGGCTTCTTCTGAATGGGGTTTTTTTCAAGTTGTGAATCATGGTGTGAGCCTTGAGTTGCTAAGAAAAATGAGGAATGAACAAATGAAATTGTTTAAAGCACCATTTGAAATGAAAGCTAATTGTGgattattaaataattcatataGATGGGGAAATTCAACAGCTACTTGTCCAAAACAATTTAATTGGTCAGAAGCTTTTCATATCCCTTTGACAAAAATTTCAGAAACTGCTTCTTATGGAGAGTTCACAACTTTAAGGTACTATGCTATTATATAGTTTTAGTTACATATATAAACTtgctaatattaaaaaaaataacagagCGTCAGGTTATTCAAAAGTTATCTACATAGTAAGACAATTTACATATTATCTGGTATAACATGTAAATATGACTTTATTAATGGTGTTAATACTATTATATAGTTTTAGTTACATATATAAACTtgctaatattaaaaaaataacagagCGTCAGGTTATTCAAAAGATATCTACAGAATAAGACAGTTTACATATTATCTGATATAACATGTAAATATGACTTTATTAATGGTGTtaatttactttcttttatataaaaaggtgtatatgacataattaaatagataggtttttttaatttatacgTCTAGGTcgatgaatttttgaaaaagagattTACGTATAAAGGCGAAttcaaaattaagaataaattaggCAAGTTGAAATTAGAATTGATACACAATATAGCGTACGGATACAACAAAACTCAATAGCTTTAGTTCAAAACGTATACATGTATGACATATAATAAGTCTGTTACAAAGAGCTAGCTAATATGTTATTACAACATTATTGTCTTTAACTTCTTAGAGAGATTCCAAATGGGATCTATCGAGAATTGTTTTGTCAGTAACACTTTTGATGGTTTTGGACAGAATGTCTATTGAAAATTAGGGATTTTATGATAGTCTGTTTATTAGTGTACGTAACTTAAATtcgaacttttttttttgtagggaTGTCATGGTGGAATATGCAACTTCAATGCAAGATTTAGCCAAATCACTTGCTAGTGTTCTTGTGAAGAAattaaaccacaaagatagtgaaattggagaaatttgcaatgaaaattcatgttttcttaGGTTAAATCACTATCCATCATGTCAATTATCACAAGAAATATTTGGATTAGTGCCACATACAGATAGTGATTTCTTAACTATACTTCATCAAGATGAAGTTGGTGGACttcaattaataaaagattCCAAATGGGTTGCTGTTAAGCCTAATCAAAATGCACTTATTGTAAACATCGGAGATCTTTTTCAGGTATGTTCTTTTATTATTCGGTCTTTgctgtttaattttttttaaaatgtcattttttttaataataatgatttgaTATTAGTGCGATAATATATTTGAAGAGTTTTAGCCGCATATAtgttttttcacttttatttgattatcaattttatacaactttttaatatttgagaACTATGtcattagtataaaataattaatcaaaagtGCAATTAGTTTATAATTGTCTTTGATTGGTCAAGAAATGGTGAAATCAATGTCCAAAAattctaatttctttttcaCCAACTTTTTGTCTCCAATTGCTCATGGTCTTGTCatcatttaaataatataagccaaataattaaaaaaaaaagagctaaCTATGtgtgtttattattatttttttactatgaaCTAATTTGTTTGATTGGTAGATAATCCCCTAAGCCATTGACaagtttttacattttattgCTATAATAGTTTCAAGCTGGTTTAAACGTCATcgttatttaaaaaataaaatttttatttttatctcgagaagtttatatatgttttgacaTAATAAGATTCAAAATCCAAATGAAGTTCTAACCATCCATAAGGTAGAAATAATGAATGGGGTTTTGTACATTTTGCAAGaaattctttcatttctttcgaaaataaaagattaatcacatatttttttgacgTTCTacgaatttcaatttttatgttcAAACGCGAATTAATTactatgttaaaataaatacagGCTTGGAGCAATGATGTATACAAAAGTGTGGAACACAAAGTGATGGCAAATGGAAAGAAGGAGAGGTTCTCAATAGCTTATTTTCTTTGCCCTtcttatgattttatgattCGAAGCTACAAAGAACCCTCTATTTATAAGAAATTCACTTTTGGTGAATATAGATATCAAATTCAACAAGATGTCAAATTTATTGGTCACAAAGTAGGCCtctcaaggtttcttcaatagCATTTACCACATACAAACAACTAAACAAATCACTATCagaaaatcaataatttttgaaaattttagtgacaaatcaaattttaatggaTTTCATTGAAAATTATTGATTTTCTGATAATGAATATACATTATATTGATATTGTACTAAGGTCTAAGAATATAATTTCTTTCATGAAATACGAATTTTAAGATTACTCATTGGTCTTCGATCTCGAAAGAAACCCTCAAATTTGAGGGAGTTGATtgaaaaaaagattttgtttaatttcatttttatatatattagatttattcgttttattattattttcattttgatgaatgaagatCTGAGTTAAGTTTTGTCATTTAAATTGTTCGTGTCGTTTATATTCCTAGAATCACTACATCATGTATATTTTTGAAAGACACAATACATATGCATTCACTCGATCTAATTTTAGCTCACAGATGAACACTTCAACTTTGTATATGTACATCTTAACACCTCAAATCATTTTTATTCTGTCAATCGAATACTCTAACTTACAAATTAATCATCtagcttcaatttttttgtgctATGTCAGCACATGGTGTTCACAAGACACAATAGAATACGAGTTGGAGTGGTAAGTTTCCAGTTGAGACTGAGTTGAGGTGTCAAGACGTGTACTCTTCAAAATTGAAGTGCTTACTTATAGTTATTTACTCCGGCATAACATCTTGCTATagttaacaaaaaatatacacaacTATATACACTAAAATTTACTATCGCAGTTCCGCAAAGCACTAAAGTGACTAACTAGAAACGATGATCTTCGCATTAATTGGTAATTCAATGTTAAATCAATTAGTCCTTGTTTACTTAAGGGTTTTTGTCAGAGTTAGAAAGAATGTCGATGAATATAACGTATTAATAAAGCTGTTATCAATcatgtttgtattaatttttcatattattttatagaatGAACCATTTTCcaatatataaaacttttttcCAAACTAGTTTATAGTCCAGAGGCTTTAGAAAAATCCTCAAAATATTTATGCAAGGTCATCGTAGAGAAAACGTCA includes:
- the LOC107017283 gene encoding gibberellin 2-beta-dioxygenase 8-like, producing the protein MMIESWNPPLLHDYSKLSRLQSNRVCSNNEVLVMEELELPMIDLNGLKSGDEREAIRCENAIAKASSEWGFFQVVNHGVSLELLRKMRNEQMKLFKAPFEMKANCGLLNNSYRWGNSTATCPKQFNWSEAFHIPLTKISETASYGEFTTLRDVMVEYATSMQDLAKSLASVLVKKLNHKDSEIGEICNENSCFLRLNHYPSCQLSQEIFGLVPHTDSDFLTILHQDEVGGLQLIKDSKWVAVKPNQNALIVNIGDLFQAWSNDVYKSVEHKVMANGKKERFSIAYFLCPSYDFMIRSYKEPSIYKKFTFGEYRYQIQQDVKFIGHKVGLSRFLQ